The segment TCTTTTAACAGCTACAAGCGTGTTGTCTGGCAGAGTTCCTTTGTAAACAGAACCGAATGCTCCGCTACCCAGCTTATGCTTGAAATTCTGGGTTGCACTTCGCAACTCTTTGTAAGTGAATGATTTCAGCGAAGTTGGCACGTCCTCTTCAACGCTTTTCTTGGGCTGTCTTCGACATCTCCACAGAAGAAATCCGACCAACAGGAAAGCTAAAACAACAGCTGCAGCAGCGCCCGTAGCAGGAAGTAAACTGCTATGAGCATGGGCTTTCCTGCTTCCCTTTGATGTCGAGCGGCGTAACTCAGATGCAGCCAGCCTAATGAAAACAGACTGGCCCGCAGATGAATCATCACGCATTCCGAACAATTCCCCAAACCACAATCTACAGATGGGTGGATCAGAAACAGAAAAAGCAAAGGCTGTGCAGGAGCAATTGTTGAGACAAGCAGTCCGGCAGCCTTGCTGTAGTGTCTCGTTGTTGATTAAGACAGCTTCTTTGTGGGGCaagtatttcttcttttcttcaaagaatccaTCGGCGGTGCCCTCTGTGGCAGAGCAGTGTAGAGGTGTTCGCCTTTCACAGCCGCTTGACTGCCAAACATGAGACTCGTTCTTGGACTTGGTGAAGCCATCAACACAACCACACACTTCATTGGGATAACACACTCCATACGCCCCACAGATATCATAAGCACTGCATTGGCCTCCTCGTGTTGACCACATCAAATTCCATGTCTTATCTTCCATCAAGTAGTAGAGACCTATTATGCCATTATCTTGTATCACGATCCGCCCCACCAGGTTCTGTTCTAACCTGAAATTGAAGAATATGCTTGAAGGAGATATCTTCGAAGGGGATATTTGAATTGTCTTGTCACCTTGCAACTCATGAATGTTGGTAAAATAAGTAGCAGTCCATTCTCCAGTGGACCAGAACGGAACAGTCTTGTTATAGACCGTCACCATCTCAGTCTTTTCAGGAGACATGACGATTCCAAAAGAGAGGAACCCAATTGCAGGATCTGAAGAACTCTTCCATGAAGTTAGCGTCATTCCGTTCCAGAATTTCATGCCAGGCAACCATGTATCTCCCGGATGCGCAAAACTCTCCCAAACAATCTCAGATTTGTTGTAGCCATCACTCAGCATAATGAAATTGCCAGTGTCCGTTATCACTGCCCGCGATCCTTTCAGGCCAATATCAGTCGACCAAACTGGCAAGCCCTTTCCATCAAACAATCTGAGATGACCATCGCTCGAAAATTGCAGAACGCCGGACATGCTTCTGACAGGATTGTCTCTGTTAGCCACCCAAACTATGGTCTTCTCAGGGATTTGTGCATACCAGATGCCAATGTAACGATTATTCGTCCGTCTCGTACTGAAAAATCCTAATGCAAACATGCCATTCTTTGACATTATGGTCTGATTTCCAGTGAGGGAATCCCTCAACAGAAGCGTATCTCCACCATCCACTGTTAAAGAACTGCAATAATGCGCTGCAATAATCACAGTAATTGCTAGGAACAAGTACTTCATCGCCATTTCAATAATCATGGCGTTTGTATTTTTCTTAGCAATTGCTTCTAAGTAGTGCGTAGATGGTTTTAAGTTTGCAGTTTATTTTCGAATTTAAAATAGGCCACGCAATGAAGTGTTGGTGGGGTGTGTCCTCCGCAAGGGAAGTTCATGCGACTTCGTCGCTCACGCAATTACGAATATTTGACAGCGCGCAGACCCGATTTATTCGGACGCGTAATTTTGGTCTTTCAATATTTTTCTCAAGTCGGGTCACAACACTTTCAAGTAATTGTTGAAGACTAAGTGGACGTCGATGTCTTTTGATGTTGAAAGAAAAACAGAATATAGAAGAAGTAAATTCTAGGATCAGAACATAAAAATTAATGGAAGTCAAGTCTTTTTGACGTGGCTATAAATTTGAAGTAATCCAAATATTTTGGAAGTGCGGATATTCTTTACGATTTTTTCGCGAATGGGCTATTTTTTCTACAGTGGGAAGAGGATAGAAGCTTTTAACTAGTTTTATATCTAATTATTGAAGACTTAATATACTAGTttacattaattttatttattgtttccaTATAATGTTTAATTTATATGTAGTATATTTTTATGTTGATTTGTTCCATCACATTATGTTATTGCATCAAGAAATGTAATTACATTGGTAGTCAGGGGGTAGAGTGTAATGACACAACAAAACtaattatcatttatcattattttgATAATCATTTTCatgttattatattaatatttaagaaTATATTTTAAACTAGAATACCTATATTTTTAGAAATCTAAGTAAAGTATGTCGAGATATGAAATATTTATATGTTTAATGATAAAGTATGAAGTGCAATTAAATTCAATGATCAATGATGTTTTTAAAATGAGATAAAGGCAATATCATACTTTTTAGAGGTATAATAACAACATTTGTAaaatattatacaaattaaaaaTTCGGAATCATTTATccaaatgatatttaaaaaatggaaaaaaattcaCTTGACTAATCATTCACGGAGTAGTAATAACTATTAAACAACATCTATACTATATTATAATAATTGAATTTAGTCATACATACAATGTGTAAATAGGTTTTCAAAATTTGTGTCAAGTTTTACTCTATTAACCATTTATGCACTGGTAATAtctcttcattttcaatatcatgaaGAAGAGCTGGAACTTTCATTGTTATGTTGGACCTCACAACATATAACGTAGGTATCCCATAGTGAGCATGTAACAACCTAAATGATGGCATGACTTGATGCACTGTGaatttgattttataattaaaCTTAAAAGTAGCAAGCAACCATTCTTCAAGTGGTCCTGTGTGAAAACTAGTTCATGATTGTCCTCAAGAAATCTCATGAACTTCATACTGAGTTGTTCAGATAGGTTGTGTTTTTTGATTGTCATCATTGGCCTAATAGTGACCTTTCATATACATCTAGCAAGGTAAAGGTCTTGAAGCTCATGGTATTGAGAAATTGGCCAGTCACATAAATTTATATCTCAATttgtaaattatatatttttacatCTAAGTTCATTTTAACCTTGGAACCATACAGGAAGTTAAAGTACAAAGCataattattgattttttttatattattttttggtcCATTTTTGTCAATTCTATTGATCGTTTTTTCTCTCAACCAGTAGCAAACACTTAATTCCTCTATATGAAAGATGGTATTGAGTGGAAGACGGTAGTGGTACTTTTTCAACCAATTAGACACCCATGCATGTACATTACTTGACATTTTTCTCACTTGCAAGGAAATTATTTTTAGCTTTTTAATCAATATTGAATAGTAGAcgataaatattttaaacttaaagGCAATATATGTTGTTAAATAGGAAATAAATTAGAGAAACATATATCTAGCATTTCTCttatcataacaaaaaaaaatgatgcaaGGTTACATGATTTATATTTAGAAAATgctacatatttaaaaaaaataaaaattgaagtaAATGTATGTAGTAAAATATTAAATAGAATAGAACAACATATATGTAGCATAACTAAAAAAATGAtactttaatattaaattattattaagatattaattaaattgtatatattAATCAATATCAAATCATTATTGAGATATTACTATACTTTTGtatttttaatatttctattaaactcttcagcatttgaaaaaaatctattaagactaattattcttatatcattatatatttatattactaTATTACTCATAGTGAGAATGTGTAAATAGTTTTGTAAAAAATACAAATGAAGAAGCAATACAAGGATGTTAGTAATTATTATCATGGTTGAAAATCAcacatttattaatgataatttatttcatattatttgaagaaagatatattatatcaattatcttctaatattttaatctattttcttTGGTCTTTCGCTTTGCAAGTTGTCtaccttttttcattttttcataatgaTCAAATGAGAATGTTGGCATTATTTTGAGGCTTTACAAGAGACTTTTGCCATGAATGTTAATCTTGTTTTTTCTCATGGTCTTATAACAATTGTGACTTTTGATAGAGTCAACCCTTGAGATTTATGTATTGTTAATGCCCATGCCAATCTTAATGGTAATTGAAGTGTTATGTCCCTTTGTATTGTTGTTATTGGAATTGTATTTGGATGATGATTGTCAAATGGTATTCTCAAATAATGGTCAAATTCAATCATTATCTTTGTTGTTGGTTTAGGTGGAGAACTTCTTGGTTTattgatatttttttgtatatatctTAGAACTCCATTTACAAGTCCTTCTTGTATCCAAAGATCTTTAATATATACACAATGAATGAATTCAACTGGAAAATAGAGAGATAATCTTAACACATAATTGAAGATTGAAATACATTgataagataatgagaaaggatGTATGAAGAAAGTATGAATGATAAACCAATGTTAGAATATGTGAATTGTTGTGTACCTTCAAAGTTACACACTAACGTTGTCCTTTTATTTTCTCAACTCCCTCAAAATCCACAATGActttttattattttgtaattgaagATAAATAAACAAAATTTGTCACTTTAAATAAAGTATAAACAAAATATTCTAATTATAGAATGAATTTATCTATTTGAATACATGGAGATGTCTTTTTATAACTATCGGTTATGCATTACATGTTAGATATCTAACTTGTTACAATACTACacatgcaatttattttaatttaggttaCTTAATCCCccgtgggctcatttggagccattcaacttcaccagtagaccaagggcccattgaatGAATATATTTACTATATATACTATAGTTTTGATTGTGTTACTCATCCTCAAAGATTAATATcaatttttaatttctccattcATCACCTTAATTTACATATTTGAATACAAACTTGATCCAAGTCATTTCTATATGTAAATAGCCAACATAGATCATTAGATAAAAACCTACAACTTAACCAATTagtcatttaaaaaaaacaaagtGGTCTTATTGGATACTCAAATAAAGCTAAGCTTAATAGCTCATCTATCCATATAGGATATGTATTCTTCTATCATTATGGGATAGAAATTCATTTTTCCATGTGAGACATGCATTTTTTATCCATATAGGATAGGCATTCATATATTTATGTGAGATAGAAAAACATAATTAAAAAAGATGTTTTActcattaaaaataaataagtcTTGAGATACTCATTGAATTCTACACTTCCTAATAGGAAGTGCATTGAGGTTTCCATCATTCAATAGTATATAATTTAGAAAGGCTTGATTCCCACCATAAAATCTAGCTTGAAACCATAGACAACCAAGAAATTCTGATCGTTGGATTTTTCTAGTATTATATTTGTTGTttgatatatatttaattattataactAAATTTAGAGTGTCATGTGATGATAAACAAGTATACTTATGCTATGGCTCAATTTAGTTTAGGGAAAAAATTATTATTCTAATCTTGATAAAACCTTAAGTACTAATAAATAAGTTTTTATTTAGTATATCAATCATCCTTCAAGCTATGAATTGCAATCACTCAAATAAAATAGGTAAATTGAACAAGAATTCTTGGATAGTTtctgtaattaaataaatttataaaaataaatacataaattagATTTCAATAATAACCTTGAAAGCTAATAATATTTACTTGCAACATAAGGGCAACAATAAAATCCTAAAGGCCAATCCTAGTCCTTGAGAGCTCATACTAAATGGTATCTCTTGTGTATAAATAATCAAAGACATCATAGTTCATGAACTCAAAATTTCAACCTTGCTAATTTGTCTCAATAGATGAATGAAAGATCTAACATTCCACTAGCTTAACTTATGATCATTTCAAAAAACCTAAAAAGGAATGggttgaagctaaactttgatggattTAGGAAAGTAAATCTTGGAATGGTAGTTGTTGGAGGTATAATACATGATGGAATGGAAGAATGATAGAGGGTTATGCAAAAAAAGTTGGGACCAAGACCAATAATGAGGTTGAGACAACCATGCAACTATCTTAATCATCTATGTCTATAAAGTAAAATAATTTAATAAGGTGGCCAACAAAATatcttataaattttttaaaatatcttacaatataattaaaaataaattataacttGAAGAGAGAATATGGGGTAAGtacacaaagatgggggaccaaaaaggggtcttaaggtgctactttattttttaaatcaataaaGTTTGAACTtcgatgagaaattgaagataggtacattcaaaatttgaagatgtaCCAAGAACAAAGTTGAAGTGCTCTAAATCTACTTTCTTGTTTTGAAAATCCAATGgagttaagggtttcaaaaagggacaccacatttattggtcatatttaaaaaaaaaacataacatagcaccaAATGTGGTGcacctaaaatgttaactttttttttagaattttttaaatcGCTCCAATGAGAAAGTAGCTGACACATTGAAGTTAATGCTCAATTTTTAGGCTAATTTTTATGTTATTCTCTCttttaggtctctctctctttccttccctccctctctcacttggtctctctctctctcttaaccccttcatagagagagggagagacatgaGAGAGAGAGTGCCCAAGATAGAGAGAGGGAGTGAGGTAAAGAAAGACCtaagagggagaaatagggaggGAGGAATGTAGGGGCTAAGGAAAaaagagggagagacttgagagagagaggggggagggagatatAGAGGGAGGGATAGAAATAGAGAAACTTAAGAGAGAGAGATCCTGAGTGAGAGGGAGTAAGGGATGGAAAATGAGTAAGAGACCAGAGAGAGAgctcaagtgagagagagggatggaggaagggaagggttgagagagagagagtttgatagaaagagaggaagagactagagatagagagATCCCATGTGagaagagggagggaggaagagaggggttgagagagagaccaagtgagagagagggagggatgaagGTAGCGATATCTCTCTCTAAAGTATCTCCCtatcttttcctcaacccctaccttcctccctccctctctctctctctctctctctctctctctctctctctctctctctctctctctctctctcaggctATCTCTTTGGGCTCTATCCCtaatatatccctctctttccatcacttttccccctctctctcactctccctccatccctcaacccctaccttcctcctcccctctccctctcacttgggctctctgtTTGGtctattcctctctttccatcccttgcTTCCTCTCTCTTAGGATCTTAGCCATAGTCTCTCCATCTATTTCCATCCATTCCTCCCTCTCAATTAGAATCTCTCCCTCTCAATCCCTTCATAGAGGGAGATAATTAAGAGAGAGAGGCCATGATAGAGAGAGTGAGGGAGGGAAATAGAGacctgagagagagaaagagggaggaaGGAATgtaggggttgatgaaaagagatgtagagacctgagagagagagagagagagagagagagagagagaggtttatggaaagagagaaagagatgaaagataaAGACAACCCATgttagagagagggaaggaggaagagaggggttgagagagagaaatTTGAAGTGAGAGAGAGGGATGCATGGAGGGGTTGAGGAGGGATAGagtgagaggagagagagagagagagagagagaataaggtAGGGCTATCTCTCTCTCAATTCTCTCCCTCTTTTATTCAACCCCTACCTTCCACTCTCTTACCTAGGATCTCTCCCtattatatccctctctttccatcaaatcctcccttcctccccccatctctctctctctctctctctctctctctctctctctctctctctctctctctctctctctctctctctctctctctctctctctctctctctctctctctctctctctctctaagttctctccctctctttccatcacccGTCTCTCTCTCCCTCAACCCATTCCCTCCttttctttccatcaacccctccctTACTCCCTCTATCCCTCTCACTTTCCCTCTTTggtctctccccctctctctctctctctccatcccttacCCTCTCTTTCATTTCTCACTCTATTTCCATCAACCCCCACTCTCTCAGGCCTCTTACTCTCTATCCCTTAacccctccctccccccctctctcttagTTCTCTCCAAGCTTTCCTTCCCTCTCTCACTTAGGCTCTCTTTTTATAGAGGTGACAAACCTAGAGGCTAGGGAGAGATGGGTGATATACCTATGGAGAGAGATaaaggtgagagagatagagggagatagagGTAGGTGATGAGATAGGAAGGAGAGGTAGATATAGGTATATATGGAGGGAGGGATATACATTGGGatgaggagagaaagaaagagggaAGAGAGAGGAAGGGTGACATGAATAGAGATGGACGCGTGGAGGGAAGGTAAGCTAGAGAAGGAGATATGATGGGAGAGACATAGAGAGGGGATATGTAGAGAGGTGAGGGAGGGCTCGAGATGTTCATAAAGAGAGAAATATGGGTAAGGTGATAGGGAGAAAGATGTAGAGGGAGTTAAAGAGCTAGAGAGTGAAGAGACCTAGAGCTCGGGGAAAGAGCGGTGAGAGACCTAGGAGAAGAAGGAGGTGAGAGAGATAGAtggggagagaggtgggtaatgagataggggTAGAGAGGTAAAGAAATAGGGAAGGAGAAACCTAGGGATGGATGCTTTTGGTGGCCACATTTTTCCctctataaatattttttaaaggtATATCTTGTGGTCCTTGATCTTTGCATATGGTTATTTTGTAAGTTTTtatgcattcaatcttcattcaTGGGTTTTGTAGGAGATGGATTGATCATCCTGTGCGATTTTCATAACATTTAGTGTAGGGGATGCACCGTTAGGTATGGAAGTGGCTTAAATTTAAGTGAGGTAAAAATCTAGTAATGTTGGAAGTGGCTTAAATTTAAGTAGGGTATGCACCTTAATGAAGGTTTGGGACAATGAGGGAGGATAGCCAAGCAATAAACCACatgggatggaaattagaaaataaataagttCTCAATGGTGGTATCCTATTAGTTATGGTACTATGGGGATGAGTAGTGTTGATAGGTTTAATGGTAGGGGATAGATGGATAATACAAGTTGAAGCACAAGTAGGTGCACTAGTCTCTACAAATGATATATGATTGGTAACTAGACGTCTTGCAAATTTTCTAATCGATATGTATTGTGAATAAATAAATGATTATGTGTATTCATTAATTATTTAGGATTTCATACATTATCCAAATTATTAActcatttgtaaaatattttttattttttacaagaGCGTAATGATCTTAATATTCATTATTCTAATTATTCAAATAATACAATATAATTGTTTTCTATTAGTttggtccatgttgaggattagaTAAGAGTTACTTCATTGTGAAAGACTATGATCCTAATTAGCGGATGTGCCACAAATAAATGATATACAAATAAAGTCCAAAATCACACTTTCATATTAAAAAGATAGACCTATTAGTGACACATCAAATATAAAAATTAAACCTTGATGCGATAGCTAGGGGTGTCTAAGGTAGGCTAAAAATATATCATAATTAAGATAAATAACCTTGATTTAAACTATATAACAATGTAAGTAATCATTGATCCAAAAAAATTGGATTCTCAAAggtggaaataaaatataaatattataaaagtgcAGATTAAAATATGATTACTATGTACAT is part of the Cryptomeria japonica chromosome 10, Sugi_1.0, whole genome shotgun sequence genome and harbors:
- the LOC131026952 gene encoding G-type lectin S-receptor-like serine/threonine-protein kinase At2g19130 codes for the protein MAMKYLFLAITVIIAAHYCSSLTVDGGDTLLLRDSLTGNQTIMSKNGMFALGFFSTRRTNNRYIGIWYAQIPEKTIVWVANRDNPVRSMSGVLQFSSDGHLRLFDGKGLPVWSTDIGLKGSRAVITDTGNFIMLSDGYNKSEIVWESFAHPGDTWLPGMKFWNGMTLTSWKSSSDPAIGFLSFGIVMSPEKTEMVTVYNKTVPFWSTGEWTATYFTNIHELQGDKTIQISPSKISPSSIFFNFRLEQNLVGRIVIQDNGIIGLYYLMEDKTWNLMWSTRGGQCSAYDICGAYGVCYPNEVCGCVDGFTKSKNESHVWQSSGCERRTPLHCSATEGTADGFFEEKKKYLPHKEAVLINNETLQQGCRTACLNNCSCTAFAFSVSDPPICRLWFGELFGMRDDSSAGQSVFIRLAASELRRSTSKGSRKAHAHSSLLPATGAAAAVVLAFLLVGFLLWRCRRQPKKSVEEDVPTSLKSFTYKELRSATQNFKHKLGSGAFGSVYKGTLPDNTLVAVKRLEGSGQVEKQFRAEISTIGRIQHVNLVRLWGFCVEGSRRLLVYAYMPNGSLKSFLFCKDEEVEKVLDWKTRFEIALGTARGLVYLHEECRDRIIHCDIKPENILLDGDFSPKVADFGLAKLVGRDFSRVLTTTRGTRGYLAPEWISGLPITPKADVFSFGMTLLEIISGRRNLELNVEESRFYFPTWASSQIQRGNIIGVVDAKIANEVDIEEVGRAAMVGMLCIQDDENRRPSMREVVKILEGTMEAPALQIPRSLVVQVDQVDDEEDSDSFQFTSASKTTGSRAAITISISLRNCCALTLDAGDTLRLGDSLTGNQTLISKKAIVWVANRENPVRNMPGILKCTSLSEGPLFGWLTERILSEICQAF